One window of the Bacillus sp. 2205SS5-2 genome contains the following:
- a CDS encoding GyrI-like domain-containing protein codes for MGDYSAEITETWEQIYYWSKARNLFSDKTISVGIPRSNPYITPANKRQYDCYISVSKDFPQNLGIERIVLSEGKYVLYEFDKPVPYHVLVLMIICGIHGLFASVPL; via the coding sequence ATGGGTGATTACTCAGCTGAAATTACTGAAACGTGGGAACAAATTTATTATTGGAGTAAAGCAAGGAATCTGTTCAGTGATAAAACCATTTCAGTTGGAATTCCGCGGAGTAATCCATACATAACTCCAGCCAATAAGCGTCAATATGATTGCTATATCTCGGTTTCAAAAGATTTTCCCCAGAACTTAGGTATAGAGAGAATAGTGCTTTCAGAAGGGAAATATGTACTTTACGAATTTGATAAACCTGTTCCTTATCATGTTCTCGTATTAATGATTATTTGTGGCATTCACGGCCTTTTTGCTTCAGTCCCTCTGTAA
- a CDS encoding HD-GYP domain-containing protein has translation MNPYQKFVNKLIINYVFGSSIAVLGVGSVFTFFTLTLQKQDVFYLIIVLFSSLLCMFIAEFLVFNHHLKDIKIAFKEEKISLEQLEKGFLAAHHFPIKTLKRIMGPHLFGLSLPAVTLTTLFIHFELLALPYRYVVFACGGALLIGGMHALIEFYLTIHAVQTISTVISHKAEKLYGTTLTLKGKIIVSLKKKILFSTVFIGIFPLLLFSLASQVRLQQASSDFIQTYWEWAFGIIILEILFALFSAYLFFRDIEKPILQLQHEMKAVQEGQMHLTSETYSDEFSHLVSGFNHMVQAIQERDQQNKQLSESLITILAATLDARDSYTAGHSNRVTQYSLLLGEKFGLTQDQLSHLRKSAQLHDIGKIGISDGVLLKEGKLTDEEYAQIQKHPELGYDILQQVKPLQDIRSLMEGVKYHHERYDGNGYPEGLKGDAIPLFGRIIAVADAFDAMTSDRPYRKGMSFDTALNIIEAGSGMQWDPVFVKLFIAEMKYKELKNLA, from the coding sequence TTGAATCCCTATCAAAAATTTGTCAACAAACTCATTATTAACTATGTTTTCGGGTCTTCAATTGCGGTCTTAGGCGTTGGCTCTGTCTTCACATTTTTCACGCTAACGCTCCAAAAACAAGATGTTTTTTATTTAATCATCGTTCTTTTTTCCTCTCTACTCTGTATGTTCATTGCTGAATTTCTTGTTTTTAATCATCACTTAAAAGATATTAAGATAGCATTTAAGGAAGAAAAAATAAGCTTAGAGCAGCTTGAAAAGGGCTTTCTAGCCGCGCATCACTTCCCAATTAAGACGCTAAAGCGCATTATGGGTCCTCATCTCTTTGGACTCTCCTTACCAGCTGTAACGCTCACTACTTTATTCATCCACTTCGAACTTCTCGCATTGCCGTATCGGTATGTTGTATTTGCTTGTGGTGGAGCGCTGCTGATTGGAGGAATGCACGCTCTGATAGAATTTTACTTAACCATTCATGCTGTGCAAACAATATCAACAGTGATTTCCCATAAAGCAGAAAAATTATATGGGACAACCTTAACACTCAAAGGAAAGATTATCGTTTCATTAAAGAAAAAAATATTATTCAGCACCGTATTTATCGGCATCTTTCCGTTACTTCTTTTTAGTTTGGCTTCTCAAGTTCGCCTCCAGCAAGCTTCAAGCGATTTCATTCAAACCTATTGGGAGTGGGCATTTGGCATTATTATTCTTGAGATCTTATTTGCCTTATTTTCGGCCTATTTATTTTTTCGGGATATCGAAAAGCCCATCCTCCAACTTCAACATGAAATGAAGGCGGTACAAGAAGGACAAATGCATCTTACAAGTGAGACGTATTCGGATGAGTTTAGTCATCTTGTCTCAGGGTTCAATCACATGGTTCAAGCCATTCAAGAACGAGATCAACAAAATAAACAATTATCTGAAAGTCTAATTACTATCCTAGCAGCCACACTGGATGCTCGCGATTCCTATACTGCGGGTCACTCTAACCGAGTGACCCAGTATTCTCTTCTTCTTGGTGAAAAATTTGGGTTAACCCAAGACCAATTGAGCCATTTACGAAAATCTGCACAGCTTCATGATATCGGGAAAATTGGAATTAGTGATGGAGTTCTATTAAAGGAAGGCAAACTAACTGATGAAGAATACGCTCAGATTCAAAAACATCCTGAACTTGGGTATGATATTCTACAACAAGTAAAACCGCTTCAAGATATTCGCTCACTCATGGAAGGAGTCAAATATCACCATGAGCGATATGATGGAAACGGGTATCCAGAAGGACTTAAAGGTGATGCAATCCCGCTATTTGGAAGGATTATTGCTGTTGCGGATGCCTTTGACGCCATGACCTCTGATCGACCTTATCGAAAAGGAATGTCGTTTGACACCGCCCTAAACATCATTGAAGCGGGAAGCGGAATGCAGTGGGATCCTGTTTTCGTAAAACTATTTATCGCTGAAATGAAATATAAGGAATTAAAAAACCTCGCCTAG
- a CDS encoding helix-turn-helix domain-containing protein, whose product MFTKFAGEIPRDYVKRFRLEKAAQELIYESKMKVTAITVKYGFSSLSYFSSAFTDYFNASPRAWREGAYLEKFPRQYLHSKRSKQLSNNKEEKEEKQPYNQFQWIDLSKIKTVILPEETFIVQQ is encoded by the coding sequence ATATTTACCAAATTTGCAGGAGAGATACCAAGGGATTATGTAAAGAGGTTTAGACTTGAAAAAGCTGCGCAAGAGTTAATTTATGAGTCGAAAATGAAAGTGACAGCTATCACGGTGAAGTATGGATTTTCGTCGCTTTCTTATTTTTCTTCTGCCTTTACGGACTACTTCAATGCGAGTCCGAGGGCTTGGAGAGAAGGTGCCTACTTAGAAAAATTTCCAAGGCAATATCTTCATAGCAAGAGATCAAAACAATTGAGCAATAATAAAGAAGAAAAAGAAGAGAAACAGCCGTATAATCAATTTCAATGGATTGATCTTTCAAAGATAAAAACAGTGATTCTTCCAGAAGAAACATTTATTGTACAACAGTGA